In Limanda limanda chromosome 23, fLimLim1.1, whole genome shotgun sequence, a genomic segment contains:
- the LOC132997035 gene encoding helix-loop-helix protein 2-like — MMLSPDQAESDLSWTQSDPETMLTGLRSAGCTSDDPTEGEERARCKSDQPLSREEKRRRRRATAKYRSAHATRERIRVEAFNVAFAELRKLLPTLPPDKKLSKIEILRLAICYISYLNHVLDV; from the coding sequence ATGATGCTGAGCCCGGACCAGGCCGAGTCGGACCTCTCCTGGACCCAGTCCGACCCGGAGACCATGCTCACCGGCCTCAGGTCGGCCGGCTGCACCTCGGACGACCcgacggagggagaggagcgAGCCAGGTGCAAGTCCGACCAGCCGCTGAGCCGGGAGGAgaagcggcggcggcggagggcCACGGCCAAGTACCGCTCGGCCCACGCCACCCGGGAGCGGATCCGGGTGGAGGCCTTCAACGTGGCCTTCGCGGAGCTGAGGAAGCTGCTGCCCACCTTGCCCCCCGACAAGAAACTCTCCAAGATCGAGATCCTCAGACTGGCTATCTGTTACATCTCCTATCTCAACCACGTGTTGGATGTGTGA